GATCATGAAGACCGCCACGATCCATCAAGTAAAGGCGCACCTTCACCGTATGTTGAAAGAGATTCAGTGCGGCGAGACCATCGTCATTCTGAACGGTTCGACTCCAGTGGCCCAATTGATCGCCATCGCACCGTCCGCGAAACGGCGACCGGAGGTGGGGCCCCGCACCTCGCCGCCCGTACGCTCCGCCGCCGAAGCCTTGCAGCCCCTGACGGACGATCAACTAAAGGAATGGGGCCTTTGACCCCCAATCTGTTTAGTTGGAGGGGTCCGGGTGCTCAGTCACAGGCTGAGGAAGGCTTCTGCGATTGATTTGGTCACAGGCTAAGTCTATCTAGTGTGAGAGCAGCATGCACCGAGTAACCGTTCGCGAGGCCAAGACCCACCTGTCCCGCCTATTGCGAGAGATCGTCGAAGGGGAGGAAGTCGTCATCACGCGCTTCGGCCGACCCGTAGCGCGTCTGGTTCCCATTGAGGAGGACCATCCCGTGTTCGGTGTCGATGA
The genomic region above belongs to Deltaproteobacteria bacterium and contains:
- a CDS encoding type II toxin-antitoxin system Phd/YefM family antitoxin, which translates into the protein MHRVTVREAKTHLSRLLREIVEGEEVVITRFGRPVARLVPIEEDHPVFGVDEGRFVVPDDFDEPQDEGLLRMFEGND